The Verrucomicrobiota bacterium genome window below encodes:
- a CDS encoding VanZ family protein — MPPRPCVSRASRGSGNHSPRSSNAGMESAVATRGLKPKVPSPGSAMGRRALNCIAPCHGRGSHRGVARLHPLVKYWLPVVLWMAVIFGGSTGALSAQRTSRVIGPLLRWFKPEVTDDTIRAVQFCIRKTGHVTVYAVLACLWWRARRKPQPGDTRPWDWRAAGESALVAVLYAATDEWHQSFIPSREGSAWDVLLDAAGASLGLVVLWRAGLRRGWWPGTVNRRSE; from the coding sequence ATGCCGCCGAGGCCGTGCGTCTCCCGCGCTTCACGCGGATCGGGAAACCACAGCCCCCGGTCGAGCAACGCTGGAATGGAATCCGCGGTCGCCACGCGGGGATTGAAGCCCAAGGTCCCATCGCCGGGAAGCGCAATGGGCAGGCGAGCCCTGAATTGCATTGCCCCATGTCACGGGCGTGGCTCTCATCGCGGCGTGGCCCGGCTCCATCCCCTCGTGAAGTATTGGCTCCCGGTCGTGCTTTGGATGGCCGTCATCTTCGGCGGGTCCACCGGCGCGTTGTCCGCGCAACGCACGTCGCGCGTCATCGGGCCGCTGCTCCGGTGGTTCAAGCCGGAAGTCACCGACGACACCATCCGCGCCGTGCAATTCTGCATCCGCAAGACCGGGCACGTGACCGTGTATGCCGTGCTCGCGTGCCTCTGGTGGCGCGCGCGCCGCAAACCGCAGCCCGGCGACACGCGCCCGTGGGACTGGCGCGCCGCCGGTGAATCCGCGCTCGTGGCCGTGCTCTATGCCGCGACGGACGAGTGGCACCAATCGTTCATCCCGTCGCGCGAAGGCTCCGCGTGGGACGTGCTGCTCGATGCCGCGGGCGCGTCGCTCGGGCTCGTGGTGTTGTGGCGCGCCGGCCTGCGTCGGGGCTGGTGGCCGGGGACGGTCAACCGCCGGAGCGAATGA
- a CDS encoding leucyl/phenylalanyl-tRNA--protein transferase — translation MQFRARLPIALPGDGTLGFNPRVATADSIPALLDRGLWFPDPREARETHGLGGMVAIGGDLQPERLLLAYRSGIFPWTVDPVTWWSPDPRAVFELDRMHVPRSLARVMRRGAFEVTENRAFRGVMEGCARARRSGNWISRDFIEAYTRLHELGHAHSVECWQDGKLAGGIYGVAVGGLFAGESMFHRVSDASKVALVSLAARLRERGFTLFDIQMMTDTTARFGAVEISRDAYLDRLAAAVRVPCEFATGGSPRAGTA, via the coding sequence ATGCAATTCAGGGCTCGCCTGCCCATTGCGCTTCCCGGCGATGGGACCTTGGGCTTCAATCCCCGCGTGGCGACCGCGGATTCCATTCCAGCGTTGCTCGACCGGGGGCTGTGGTTTCCCGATCCGCGTGAAGCGCGGGAGACGCACGGCCTCGGCGGCATGGTGGCGATCGGCGGCGACTTGCAGCCGGAGCGCCTGCTGCTCGCGTATCGCTCGGGGATTTTCCCGTGGACGGTGGATCCGGTGACGTGGTGGTCGCCGGACCCGCGCGCGGTGTTCGAGCTCGACCGGATGCATGTGCCGCGCAGCCTCGCGAGGGTGATGCGGCGCGGCGCGTTCGAGGTGACGGAGAACCGCGCCTTTCGCGGGGTGATGGAGGGGTGCGCGCGGGCGCGGCGGTCGGGGAATTGGATCAGCCGCGATTTCATCGAGGCTTACACGCGGCTGCACGAACTCGGCCACGCGCACAGTGTCGAGTGCTGGCAGGACGGCAAACTCGCGGGCGGAATCTACGGCGTGGCCGTCGGCGGGCTGTTTGCCGGGGAGTCGATGTTCCATCGCGTGAGCGACGCGTCGAAAGTCGCGCTCGTGTCGCTCGCGGCGCGGCTCCGCGAGCGTGGCTTCACGTTGTTCGACATCCAGATGATGACGGACACGACGGCCCGGTTTGGGGCGGTGGAGATTTCGCGCGACGCGTATCTCGACCGGCTGGCGGCGGCCGTGCGGGTGCCGTGCGAGTTTGCGACGGGAGGGTCGCCGCGGGCCGGAACCGCATGA
- the ald gene encoding alanine dehydrogenase has translation MTIAVPKEIKDQEYRVALLPSAAYQLIKRGHAVVVQRGAGVGSGYPDSDYEQAGAKLLDTPAEVFAAGDLVVKVKEPQPSEIPLLRPGQLLFTYLHLAASRALTDGLVRSGATCLAYETIEVNRRLPLLEPMSEIAGRMSVLVGGYFLAKHCGGSGVLLGGVPGVLPGKVIVIGGGVSGVNAARMATGLGADVTILEVDVERMRFLDITLHTAHTLYSNEAHLMELLPNVDLLIGAVLVPGAKAPKLIRRDMLRRMRPGSVVVDIAIDQGGCCETSRPTTHHDPVFVEEDVTHYCVANMPAAFGRTATQALTNVTHRYIELLADFGLAEACHRMPALTGGINVMSGRITCKAVAEAHGLPSGPAVLS, from the coding sequence ATGACCATCGCCGTCCCCAAGGAGATCAAGGATCAGGAATACCGTGTCGCACTCCTGCCCTCCGCCGCCTACCAGCTCATCAAGCGCGGGCACGCCGTCGTTGTGCAGCGCGGCGCGGGCGTGGGCTCGGGTTATCCCGACTCTGACTACGAGCAGGCCGGCGCGAAACTGCTCGACACGCCCGCCGAGGTTTTCGCCGCGGGCGACCTCGTCGTGAAGGTCAAGGAGCCGCAACCCTCCGAGATTCCGCTGCTGCGCCCGGGACAACTGCTCTTCACGTATCTCCACCTCGCGGCCAGCCGCGCGCTTACCGACGGACTCGTCCGTTCCGGCGCGACATGCCTCGCCTACGAAACCATCGAGGTCAACCGCCGCCTCCCGCTGCTCGAGCCCATGAGCGAAATCGCCGGCCGCATGAGCGTCCTCGTCGGCGGCTACTTCCTCGCCAAACACTGCGGCGGCAGCGGCGTCCTGCTGGGCGGCGTGCCCGGCGTCCTGCCCGGCAAAGTCATCGTCATCGGCGGCGGCGTCTCGGGCGTGAACGCCGCCCGCATGGCCACGGGACTCGGCGCGGACGTCACCATCCTCGAGGTCGACGTCGAGCGCATGCGCTTCCTTGACATCACGCTCCACACCGCGCACACGCTCTACTCCAACGAGGCGCACCTGATGGAACTTCTCCCCAACGTGGACCTTCTCATCGGCGCCGTGCTCGTCCCCGGGGCGAAGGCGCCGAAGCTCATCCGACGCGACATGCTCCGCCGGATGCGTCCCGGCAGCGTCGTCGTGGACATCGCCATCGACCAAGGTGGATGCTGCGAGACGTCCCGCCCGACGACGCACCACGACCCGGTCTTCGTCGAGGAAGACGTCACCCACTATTGCGTCGCGAACATGCCCGCCGCGTTTGGCCGCACCGCGACGCAGGCGCTCACCAACGTCACCCACCGCTACATCGAGCTGCTGGCGGACTTCGGCCTCGCCGAGGCCTGCCACCGGATGCCCGCGCTCACCGGCGGCATCAACGTCATGTCCGGACGCATCACCTGCAAGGCCGTCGCCGAGGCGCACGGACTTCCATCCGGGCCGGCGGTTCTTTCGTAG